A window of the Nibribacter ruber genome harbors these coding sequences:
- a CDS encoding T9SS type A sorting domain-containing protein, whose product MKHLSSRTLPGVTGFKKLFCLLTLWLMASAGAWAQQDNATLVPLSLEERMSASDLVLEGKVISQKSFWDARHENIYTVNQVQVYKLFKGQAAGSTVEVLTEGGRVGLRMHVYSATLQLLPQQQGVFFLQQAPKGKETANRYQAYGSMQGFIHYKVDQKSARDPFGRYASIQGDLYPNLTRLSGVPFKTINPNHELEGTPKVPERQLRRAVPEISDFTPKSLRAGTADVLTITGNNFGATRGSGYVEFPDADDGGKSFIKPLDTDYISWSNTQIKVKVPTYGIDGGTAGTGKFRVVNSDPSTSTAASDLLIIFAYSNVGYDDDERGIPLTSYGPEHINQNTKGGYTFQFGASFEANKPALYAFKRSMNEWSCSTLINWDTQSGSNIARTADDNLNSVRFSNTAELPANVLGRTISRYAGCIIGKDVNFWVEEIDMEFSPSFAWQYGPDQPTNVQYDFESVTLHELGHAHQLSHLILPRAVMHYAVGRGQVSRTLSQANDIAGGKYVMNLNASAQFCEEPIMIPKQQNACSIPVETIVLQGTYQTGTNTVLLQWEVENEENVLTYVVERSATGNPDSYVEIGRVTAANRGTYQFTDPNPLPTLAYYRLRILKSNNTVEFSELAQVAGPEFTNLIFPNPGVKDVNLNFNTAQRDQLKLEFFDTAGRFFGALTIDVVPEVKSYSLQLPDLAPGYYIIRWTTGSQNGTFRFLKIADRPQ is encoded by the coding sequence ATGAAACACCTTTCCTCCCGTACGCTGCCAGGTGTTACTGGCTTCAAAAAGCTTTTCTGCCTGCTTACGCTTTGGCTCATGGCCAGTGCCGGAGCTTGGGCGCAGCAAGACAATGCCACCCTGGTCCCGCTTTCCCTGGAAGAACGCATGAGCGCCTCTGACTTGGTGCTGGAAGGAAAAGTCATTTCGCAGAAGTCTTTCTGGGATGCTCGTCATGAAAACATCTACACCGTGAACCAGGTGCAGGTGTATAAGCTCTTCAAGGGGCAGGCTGCCGGCAGCACCGTGGAGGTTCTCACCGAAGGCGGCCGCGTGGGCCTGCGCATGCACGTATACTCTGCCACCCTGCAACTCCTGCCCCAGCAGCAGGGCGTGTTTTTTCTGCAGCAGGCACCTAAAGGCAAAGAAACTGCAAATCGTTACCAGGCGTATGGCTCCATGCAAGGCTTCATTCACTACAAGGTGGATCAGAAAAGTGCCAGAGATCCCTTCGGGCGGTATGCATCCATTCAAGGAGACCTCTACCCTAACCTCACCAGATTAAGCGGTGTGCCTTTTAAAACCATCAACCCTAACCACGAGCTAGAAGGAACGCCCAAGGTGCCGGAGCGGCAGCTGCGCCGGGCCGTGCCTGAGATCTCCGACTTTACGCCCAAGAGCCTTAGGGCCGGTACCGCAGACGTCCTCACCATCACCGGCAACAACTTTGGTGCCACGCGGGGCAGCGGTTACGTAGAGTTCCCAGACGCTGATGACGGCGGCAAAAGCTTCATCAAACCCCTGGACACCGACTACATCAGCTGGAGCAATACCCAGATCAAGGTAAAAGTACCCACCTACGGCATAGACGGCGGCACGGCTGGCACCGGTAAGTTCAGAGTGGTGAATAGTGACCCCAGCACCTCCACCGCGGCATCAGACCTGCTGATCATCTTCGCCTATTCTAACGTGGGCTATGACGATGATGAGCGAGGCATTCCTTTGACAAGCTACGGACCAGAGCATATCAATCAGAACACGAAAGGCGGGTATACGTTCCAGTTCGGGGCCAGCTTTGAGGCCAACAAACCGGCACTGTACGCCTTCAAACGGTCCATGAACGAGTGGTCTTGTAGTACGCTCATCAACTGGGACACCCAGTCTGGCTCTAACATTGCCAGAACCGCCGATGACAACCTCAACTCTGTACGGTTTAGTAATACCGCCGAACTGCCGGCGAATGTGCTGGGTCGTACCATCAGCCGCTACGCAGGTTGTATCATTGGCAAGGACGTGAATTTCTGGGTGGAGGAGATAGACATGGAGTTCTCGCCTAGCTTCGCCTGGCAGTATGGCCCGGATCAGCCTACCAACGTGCAGTATGACTTTGAGTCGGTGACGTTGCATGAACTGGGGCACGCGCACCAATTGAGCCACTTAATCTTGCCAAGGGCGGTCATGCACTACGCCGTGGGCCGCGGGCAGGTATCCAGGACGTTGAGCCAGGCCAATGACATTGCCGGAGGTAAATACGTAATGAACCTGAACGCTTCTGCCCAGTTCTGTGAGGAGCCCATCATGATTCCTAAACAGCAGAACGCCTGCTCCATACCGGTAGAAACCATAGTCTTGCAAGGCACCTACCAAACCGGCACCAACACCGTGCTGCTGCAGTGGGAGGTGGAGAATGAGGAGAACGTGCTCACGTACGTGGTAGAGCGTAGCGCCACCGGCAACCCAGACAGTTACGTTGAAATTGGACGGGTGACGGCTGCCAACCGGGGCACCTATCAGTTCACAGACCCCAATCCATTGCCTACGCTGGCTTATTATCGTTTGCGCATACTCAAAAGCAACAACACCGTGGAGTTCTCTGAGCTTGCCCAGGTGGCCGGGCCTGAGTTCACCAACCTCATCTTCCCTAACCCAGGAGTGAAGGACGTGAACCTTAACTTCAACACCGCGCAGAGAGATCAGCTCAAGCTGGAGTTCTTTGACACCGCCGGCCGGTTCTTTGGCGCCTTGACCATAGACGTAGTGCCCGAGGTGAAAAGCTACTCACTGCAATTACCAGACCTGGCCCCGGGGTATTACATCATCAGGTGGACCACCGGCAGCCAGAACGGCACGTTCAGGTTCTTAAAGATTGCTGATAGGCCGCAGTAA
- a CDS encoding GNAT family N-acetyltransferase has protein sequence MSLTLTIRKGTPDDLAAVHALIVELAVFEKAPDEVTNSLQDMHQDGFGEQPIFEFYVADSEEEGIVGIALYYTAYSTWKGKMLFLEDIVITERHRRKGFGRLLFNAVVEAAKAGNYKRMKWQVLDWNEPAINFYRSIGAQLDGEWINCNLSQEQIQRF, from the coding sequence ATGAGCCTTACCCTCACCATCAGAAAAGGAACCCCAGACGATCTGGCCGCCGTGCATGCCCTTATTGTGGAACTGGCCGTGTTTGAAAAAGCACCAGACGAAGTGACCAACAGTCTGCAGGATATGCATCAGGACGGCTTCGGGGAGCAGCCCATCTTTGAGTTCTATGTGGCAGATTCTGAGGAAGAGGGAATTGTGGGCATTGCCTTGTATTACACTGCCTACTCTACCTGGAAGGGCAAGATGCTGTTCTTAGAAGACATTGTAATCACAGAGCGCCACCGTCGTAAAGGATTCGGGCGATTGCTGTTCAACGCCGTGGTGGAGGCGGCAAAGGCGGGCAACTACAAGCGCATGAAGTGGCAGGTACTGGACTGGAACGAGCCGGCCATCAACTTCTACCGCAGCATTGGCGCCCAACTGGACGGTGAATGGATCAACTGCAATCTCTCCCAGGAACAGATACAGCGGTTCTAA
- a CDS encoding YciI family protein: MNRFLFTCLLLLGVLSTALAQTKPAKGKKAKAAQTQTKAAEANPAQAAAKAPEPAPAEAKEPKDGEMKTYYMAILKKGPNRTHDALTAARIQDEHMAHINKMAADGKLTMAGPFMDDGELRGIFIFNVKTMEEAKALTEADPAVKSGRLVMELHPWYSMKGAKLQ, encoded by the coding sequence ATGAACAGATTCCTTTTTACCTGCCTGTTGCTGTTAGGCGTTCTCTCTACCGCCCTGGCCCAGACCAAGCCCGCCAAAGGCAAAAAAGCCAAAGCCGCCCAGACGCAGACCAAAGCCGCTGAGGCAAATCCTGCGCAAGCCGCCGCGAAAGCCCCAGAGCCAGCTCCTGCTGAGGCCAAGGAGCCGAAGGATGGCGAGATGAAAACCTATTACATGGCCATTTTGAAGAAAGGCCCCAACAGAACCCATGACGCCCTCACCGCAGCGCGCATCCAGGACGAGCACATGGCCCACATCAACAAGATGGCCGCCGATGGCAAGCTGACCATGGCCGGTCCCTTCATGGATGACGGCGAGCTGCGCGGCATTTTCATCTTCAATGTAAAAACCATGGAAGAAGCCAAGGCGCTCACAGAGGCAGACCCCGCCGTTAAGTCCGGGCGGCTGGTGATGGAACTACACCCCTGGTATAGCATGAAGGGCGCTAAGCTGCAGTAA
- a CDS encoding prolyl oligopeptidase family serine peptidase has translation MRRLCNLGESISLPNRKPYEDFLYFPVGQCPCVGVGCQSNKPSSVAVAAPETVEAKAPTLDSLPMYPTTKKINHTDTYHGTQVPDPYRWLEADTAQDVAEWVKAQNQVTFEYLEKIPFRNQIKERLTQLWNYPKYGAPFKEGDYYYFYKNDGLQNQAVLYRMKGLNGTPELFLDPNKLSMDGTTSLGSLAFSKDAKYAVYTTSTGGSDWRDAYVLDVATGKKLTDELHWIKFSGTSWHKDGFFYSRYAEPTQGSKMANKNEYHQVYYHKVGTPQSQDQLIWEAKQHPLRLLFAGTTEDEKYLILTASEGTSNNSLYVKDLSKASNPIVPLVESFDKEYGVVENLGDRLIVLTNQEAPKYKLIEIDLSRPQKANWKTLVPETDNVLNSASLVGGKLILNYMKDAATLVRVHDTHGKWRHDVQLPTLGTASGFGGKKEDKTVFYTFTSFTYPSAIYQYDVASNTSTLYKKAEVDVNMDAYETKQVFYPSKDGTKIPMFITHKKGLALNSDNPTYLYAYGGFNASMTPYFSVSNMLWLENGGVLAIANIRGGGEYGEAWHQAGMTPNKQNVFDDFIAAAEHLIAQKYTSSQKLAIAGGSNGGLLIGAVVNQRPDLFKVALPAVGVMDMLRFHKFTIGWAWVPEYGSSEDAAQFQNLLAFSPIHNIKDGVNYPATLVTTADHDDRVVPAHSFKYIATLQEKGAGYNPYLIRVDVKAGHGAGKSTTAQIAEATDVWSFVYENMHINPYQK, from the coding sequence ATGCGCAGGCTGTGCAACTTAGGAGAATCAATAAGCCTACCTAATCGCAAGCCCTATGAAGACTTCCTCTACTTTCCTGTTGGCCAGTGCCCTTGCGTGGGGGTGGGCTGTCAAAGTAACAAACCCAGCAGCGTGGCCGTGGCCGCTCCAGAAACCGTGGAGGCCAAAGCGCCCACGCTAGACTCTTTACCTATGTACCCTACTACCAAAAAGATAAACCACACAGACACTTACCACGGCACCCAGGTACCTGACCCTTACCGCTGGTTAGAAGCAGACACCGCCCAAGACGTAGCCGAGTGGGTAAAGGCGCAGAACCAGGTCACGTTTGAGTATCTGGAGAAAATCCCGTTCCGGAACCAGATCAAGGAGCGCCTCACCCAACTCTGGAACTACCCTAAATACGGTGCGCCGTTCAAAGAAGGAGACTACTATTATTTCTATAAGAACGATGGTCTCCAAAACCAGGCCGTGCTCTACCGCATGAAAGGCTTGAACGGCACCCCAGAACTGTTCCTTGACCCCAACAAGCTGTCTATGGATGGCACTACCTCTTTGGGCAGCCTGGCCTTCAGCAAAGACGCCAAATACGCGGTGTACACTACCTCTACTGGCGGCTCTGACTGGCGCGATGCTTACGTGCTGGACGTGGCCACGGGCAAGAAACTCACAGATGAGCTGCACTGGATCAAGTTCTCGGGCACCAGCTGGCACAAGGACGGTTTCTTCTACAGTCGTTACGCAGAACCTACCCAGGGCTCTAAAATGGCCAACAAGAACGAGTACCACCAAGTCTACTACCATAAAGTAGGCACGCCGCAAAGCCAGGACCAGCTTATCTGGGAAGCCAAACAACACCCGTTACGCTTGTTATTTGCCGGCACCACCGAGGATGAGAAATACCTGATTTTAACCGCCTCTGAAGGCACCAGCAACAACTCTTTGTATGTGAAAGACCTGAGCAAAGCCAGCAACCCCATTGTGCCCTTGGTGGAGAGCTTTGACAAGGAATATGGCGTGGTGGAAAACCTAGGCGACAGGCTCATTGTGCTTACCAACCAAGAAGCGCCCAAATACAAACTCATAGAAATTGACCTGAGCCGCCCGCAGAAAGCCAACTGGAAAACCTTGGTCCCCGAGACCGACAACGTACTTAATTCGGCTTCACTGGTGGGTGGCAAATTAATTTTGAACTACATGAAGGACGCCGCCACTCTGGTACGCGTGCATGACACCCATGGCAAGTGGCGGCATGACGTGCAACTGCCCACCCTGGGCACGGCCAGCGGTTTTGGCGGCAAGAAAGAGGACAAGACCGTTTTCTATACCTTCACCTCTTTTACCTACCCAAGCGCCATTTACCAGTATGACGTGGCCAGCAATACCTCTACACTCTACAAGAAAGCCGAGGTAGACGTGAACATGGATGCCTATGAAACCAAGCAGGTTTTCTACCCCAGCAAGGACGGCACCAAGATTCCCATGTTCATCACGCACAAGAAAGGCCTGGCGTTGAACAGTGACAATCCTACCTATCTGTATGCCTACGGTGGATTCAACGCTTCTATGACGCCTTATTTTAGCGTGAGCAACATGCTGTGGCTGGAGAACGGCGGCGTGCTGGCCATTGCCAACATTAGAGGCGGTGGCGAGTACGGCGAGGCCTGGCACCAAGCCGGCATGACGCCCAACAAACAAAACGTGTTTGACGACTTCATTGCCGCCGCAGAGCATCTGATTGCTCAGAAATACACCTCCTCCCAGAAGTTGGCCATTGCCGGCGGTTCTAACGGCGGCTTGCTTATTGGTGCCGTGGTCAACCAACGCCCCGACCTCTTTAAAGTAGCCCTGCCGGCAGTGGGCGTGATGGACATGCTGCGGTTCCATAAGTTTACCATTGGGTGGGCTTGGGTACCAGAATATGGCTCGTCAGAGGATGCCGCGCAGTTTCAGAACCTGTTGGCGTTCTCGCCCATCCACAACATCAAAGATGGCGTGAATTATCCGGCCACCCTGGTCACCACCGCCGACCATGACGACCGCGTGGTACCGGCCCACTCGTTCAAGTACATTGCCACCTTGCAGGAGAAAGGCGCTGGCTACAACCCCTACTTGATTAGAGTAGACGTGAAAGCGGGCCACGGCGCCGGTAAATCTACCACCGCCCAAATAGCCGAAGCCACCGATGTCTGGTCTTTTGTATATGAGAACATGCACATCAACCCGTACCAGAAGTAG
- a CDS encoding deoxyguanosinetriphosphate triphosphohydrolase translates to MPTMTWERLISRERSDTPATSLALNSPVRGDFQRDYDRIVFSSAFRRLQNKTQVMPMPESDFVHNRLTHSLEASCVGRSLGRIVGKEVLARHPALLQTHQDLSDSDIGDMVAAACLAHDIGNPPFGHSGEDAISAYFRSEEAARFLLPLTEAQKADLQNFEGNAAGFRILTHTHPGQSSGTCGMRLTYSTLATFTKYPRPSDQVVKGTKRTSEKKYGFFQAEQAHFAKIATELGLLPAGDGAFHRHPLAFLVEAADDICYRIIDFEDGCKLGLIPFDQAEALLQPLLNRDPNKKSSVEFYDHHEQLGFWRAIIIGNLIQECADIFLQHEEEILAGTYDQPLINEVKQKHALDQIKKVSIERVYRNRPVLEIESAGFEVLGGLLDMFLKTVFYPDASRHKKYKDLIPNQYLARDRHIVTDAYERILNITDFISGLTDSAAISLYRKMKGIELPKMY, encoded by the coding sequence ATGCCTACCATGACCTGGGAGCGCCTCATCTCCAGAGAACGCTCAGACACGCCTGCTACTTCCTTGGCTCTCAACAGCCCCGTGCGCGGTGATTTTCAGCGGGATTATGACCGTATTGTTTTCTCTTCGGCGTTCAGGCGCTTGCAGAACAAGACGCAGGTCATGCCCATGCCTGAAAGTGATTTTGTGCACAACCGCCTCACGCACAGCCTAGAAGCTTCTTGCGTGGGCCGATCGCTGGGCAGGATTGTGGGTAAGGAAGTTCTGGCCCGCCACCCAGCGCTGTTGCAGACGCACCAAGACCTGTCAGACTCAGACATAGGAGACATGGTGGCCGCTGCCTGCCTGGCCCATGACATTGGCAACCCGCCTTTCGGGCATTCTGGTGAGGACGCCATCTCTGCCTATTTTAGAAGCGAAGAAGCTGCGCGCTTTCTACTGCCGCTCACCGAAGCCCAAAAAGCAGACCTGCAGAACTTTGAAGGCAACGCCGCCGGTTTCAGAATCCTTACGCACACGCACCCGGGTCAGAGCTCTGGTACCTGCGGCATGCGCCTTACCTACAGCACCCTGGCCACGTTCACCAAGTACCCACGCCCCTCTGACCAGGTGGTGAAAGGCACCAAGCGCACCAGTGAGAAGAAGTACGGGTTCTTTCAGGCTGAACAGGCGCATTTTGCCAAGATAGCCACAGAACTAGGCCTATTGCCCGCCGGCGATGGCGCGTTTCACCGGCACCCGCTGGCGTTTCTGGTGGAGGCCGCCGATGACATCTGCTACCGCATCATTGACTTTGAGGACGGCTGCAAACTGGGGCTCATTCCTTTTGACCAGGCCGAGGCCCTGCTGCAACCCCTCCTGAACCGGGACCCAAACAAGAAATCAAGCGTGGAGTTTTATGACCACCATGAGCAGCTGGGCTTCTGGCGGGCCATCATCATTGGCAACCTCATTCAGGAGTGCGCCGATATTTTCCTGCAGCATGAAGAGGAGATTCTGGCCGGCACCTATGACCAACCGCTTATCAATGAGGTGAAGCAGAAGCACGCCCTGGACCAGATTAAGAAAGTGTCTATTGAGCGCGTGTACCGCAACCGCCCCGTGCTGGAGATTGAGTCTGCCGGTTTTGAGGTGCTGGGCGGCCTGCTGGACATGTTCCTGAAAACGGTTTTCTACCCAGACGCCAGTCGTCATAAAAAGTACAAAGACCTCATTCCCAACCAATACCTGGCCCGCGATCGCCACATCGTCACTGATGCCTATGAGCGAATCCTCAACATCACCGATTTCATCTCTGGCCTCACAGACAGCGCCGCCATTAGCCTGTACCGCAAAATGAAAGGCATTGAACTGCCCAAGATGTACTAG
- a CDS encoding DUF4286 family protein produces the protein MILFNETVSIENAVATEWLQWMQETHVPEVMATTFFVKFQIAKVMEDEDNGGTTYAVQYYARHMDDLLEYHRDHDKTMQGKMQAKFPGKYAAFRTVLEVVA, from the coding sequence ATGATTCTTTTCAACGAGACCGTGAGCATTGAGAACGCTGTGGCTACCGAGTGGCTGCAGTGGATGCAGGAGACGCACGTGCCAGAAGTAATGGCCACCACTTTTTTTGTAAAATTCCAGATTGCCAAAGTGATGGAGGACGAGGACAACGGCGGCACCACCTACGCCGTGCAGTACTACGCCCGCCACATGGACGATCTGTTGGAGTACCACCGCGACCATGACAAAACCATGCAAGGCAAGATGCAGGCCAAGTTCCCCGGTAAGTACGCCGCCTTCAGGACGGTGCTGGAAGTAGTAGCCTAG